From one Lolium rigidum isolate FL_2022 chromosome 4, APGP_CSIRO_Lrig_0.1, whole genome shotgun sequence genomic stretch:
- the LOC124648234 gene encoding probable auxin efflux carrier component 3b: MISLHDLYTVLAAVVPLYVAMILAYGSVRWWGVITPDQCAGINRFVAVFAVPLLSFKVISGSDLYAMDLRFVAADTLQKLLILAALAVWSRLPLSFPAGLDWSITLFSFSTLPNTLIMGIPLLVAMYGAHAGDLMVQLVVLQCIIWYTLLLFLFEFRAARLLIAGRFPEAVAAVRVDPDVVSLDGSQAEARAEVAPDGSLRVSVVRRSTAASLSRRSVLSPRPSNLTGVEIYSVSSSRNNTPRGSSFTHGDFSATTGGGGASALMPPAVRMSSFGAADLFSLNSSRQHTPRPSASFDDYNAPRPRSAAAVTPVDDPRDNLHMFQWGSGGSGASEVSVLPVFRSGARESGRRLAPSDVPSTKLPGGQRVKSEAAGQEALATLESGTTETDQDQPAKDGGGGESGGAMPPAGVMLRLILTMVWRRLIRNPNTYASVVGLTWSLIEFRFHITMPTIVANSISILSDTGLGMAMFSLGLFMAMQPKIIACGNTVAATTMAVRFLAGPAVMAVASVAVGLRGTLLRIAIVQAALPQGIVPFVFAKEYNLHAAVLCTGVIFGMLIALPIALVYYIILGLL; encoded by the exons ATGATATCGTTGCACGACCTGTACACGGTGCTGGCGGCGGTGGTGCCGCTGTACGTGGCGATGATCCTGGCCTACGGCTCCGTGCGGTGGTGGGGCGTCATCACCCCGGACCAGTGCGCCGGCATCAACCGCTTCGTGGCCGTCTTCGCCGTCCCGCTCCTCTCCTTCAAGGTGATCTCCGGCAGCGACCTCTACGCCATGGACCTCCGCTTCGTCGCCGCCGACACGCTCCAGAAGCTCCTCATCCTCGCCGCGCTCGCCGTCTGGTCCCGCCTCCCGCTCTCCTTCCCCGCCGGGCTCGACTGGTCCATCACGCTCTTCTCCTTCTCCACCCTCCCCAACACGCTCATCATGGGCATCCCGCTCCTCGTCGCCATGTACGGGGCGCACGCCGGGGACCTCATGGTGCAGCTCGTCGTGCTCCAGTGCATCATCTGGTACACGCTCCTGCTGTTCCTCTTCGAGTTCCGCGCCGCGCGGCTTCTCATCGCGGGGAGGTTcccggaggcggtggccgcggtGCGCGTCGACCCGGACGTCGTGTCCCTCGACGGCAGCCAGGCCGAGGCGCGGGCCGAGGTGGCGCCCGATGGGAGCCTGCGCGTGTCCGTCGTGCGCCGGTCCACGGCGGCGTCGCTCTCCCGCCGGTCCGTCCTGTCGCCGCGCCCGTCGAACCTCACCGGCGTCGAGATCTACTCCGTCAGCTCGTCGCGGAACAACACGCCCAGGGGATCCAGCTTCACGCACGGCGACTTCTCCgccaccaccggcggcggcggcgccagcgcGCTGATGCCGCCGGCCGTGCGCATGTCCAGCTTCGGCGCGGCGGACCTGTTCTCGCTCAACTCGTCTAGGCAGCACACGCCGAGGCCGTCCGCCAGCTTCGACGACTACAACGCGCCGCGGCCAAGGTCGGCGGCTGCCGTGACACCGGTCGACGACCCCAGGGACAACCTGCACATGTTCCAGTGGGGCTCTGGCGGCTCCGGCGCGTCGGAGGTCAGCGTCCTTCCCGTGTTCCGCAGCGGCGCCAGGGAGAGCGGCCGCCGGCTCGCACCCTCCGACGTGCCGTCCACCAAACTGCCGGGCGGCCAGCGCGTCAAGTCCGAGGCGGCCGGGCAGGAGGCGCTGGCAACGCTGGAATCCGGCACGACGGAAACGGATCAGGATCAGCCGGccaaggacggcggcggcggggagagcgGCGGCGCGATGCCGCCGGCGGGCGTGATGCTGCGGCTGATCCTGACAATGGTTTGGCGCCGGCTGATCCGGAACCCCAACACGTACGCCAGCGTCGTCGGCCTGACCTGGTCGCTCATCGAGTTCCG GTTCCACATCACCATGCCGACCATCGTGGCCAACTCCATCTCCATCCTCTCCGACACGGGGCTGGGGATGGCCATGTTCAGCCTCGGACTGTTCATGGCGatgcagcccaagatcatcgcctgTGGCAACACCGTCGCAGCGACCACCATGGCCGTCCGCTTCCTCGCCGGCCCCGCCGTCATGGCCGTCGCCTCAGTCGCCGTCGGCCTCCGGGGCACGCTGCTGCGCATCGCCATTGTCCAG GCGGCTCTGCCACAGGGGATCGTGCCGTTCGTGTTCGCCAAGGAGTACAATCTCCATGCCGCCGTTCTTTGCACCGG GGTCATATTCGGCATGCTGATAGCTCTTCCGATCGCCCTGGTCTACTACATAATTCTTGGGCTGCTATGA
- the LOC124707030 gene encoding mitogen-activated protein kinase 17 isoform X2, with protein MDPGKKTSESEFFTEYGELNRYQVSEVIGKGSYGVVAAAIDTQTGERVAIKKINDVFDHVSDATRILREIKLLRLLRSPDIVQIRHIMLPPSRREFRDIYVVFELMESDLHQVIKANDDLTPEHHQFFLYQLLRGMKYIHTANVFHRDLKPKNILANADCKLKICDFGLARVSFNDGAPSAIFWTDYVATRWYRAPELCGSFFSKYTPAIDIWSVGCIFAEMLTGKPLFPGKNVVHQLDLMTDLLGTPSAESLSKIRNEKARRYLSNMRKKPKVPLTKKFPGIDPMALHLLERLLAFDPKDRPSADEALTDPYFTGLANSEREPITEPISKFEFEFEKRKLGKDDVRELIYREILEYHPHMLQEYLRGGDQMSFMYPSGVDRFKRQFAHLEEGGAKGEKSSPQLRQNASLPRERAIGNKHGDSEYQVKLNAGEKAGHASVTDGISKPQMSARSLVKSETMSASKCIGEIKNKDDDSENLDEGDDVSQKIAQLKT; from the exons ATGGATCCGGGCAAGAAG ACCTCGGAATCCGAGTTCTTCACGGAGTATGGTGAACTAAACCGGTATCAGGTCAGTGAGGTTATTGGCAAAGGGAGTTATGGTGTAGTCGCCGCTGCCATCGACACACAGACTGGTGAGCGTGTGGCGATCAAGAAGATCAATGACGTCTTTGATCACGTCTCCGATGCCACCCGCATCCTTAGGGAGATCAAGTTGCTCCGGTTGCTGCGTAGCCCGGACATAGTTCAGATCAGGCACATTATGCTCCCCCCTTCAAGGAGGGAATTCAGGGACATATATGTAGTCTTTGAACTGATGGAGTCGGATCTCCATCAGGTAATTAAAGCGAACGATGATCTCACACCAGAGCATCACCAGTTCTTCTTGTATCAGCTACTCCGGGGAATGAAGTACATTCATACAG CCAATGTTTTCCATCGGGATCTTAAGCCAAAGAATATTCTAGCGAATGCTGACTGCAAGCTGAAGATTTGTGATTTTGGCCTTGCCCGTGTGTCATTTAATGACGGGGCTCCATCAGCCATATTCTGGACG GACTATGTGGCAACTAGATGGTACCGTGCTCCAGAATTGTGTGGCTCATTTTTCTCAAAG TACACTCCTGCAATTGATATTTGGAGCGTAGGATGTATATTTGCAGAAATGCTCACAGGGAAGCCACTCTTTCCAGGGAAGAATGTTGTGCATCAATTGGATCTCATGACAGATCTACTTGGGACTCCTTCAGCGGAATCCCTCTCTAAG ATACGGAATGAAAAAGCTCGGCGATACCTGAGCAATATGAGGAAAAAGCCTAAAGTTCCCTTAACCAAAAAGTTTCCAGGCATCGATCCTATGGCTCTTCATTTGCTTGAGCGTCTTCTTGCTTTTGATCCTAAGGATCGGCCAAGTGCTGACGAG GCCCTGACAGACCCATACTTCACTGGATTAGCAAATTCTGAGCGCGAGCCCATAACTGAGCCTATCTCAAAATTTGAGTTTGAGTTCGAGAAGAGAAAATTGGGCAAAGATGATGTCCGAGAATTAATTTACAGAGAG attttAGAGTACCATCCTCATATGTTGCAAGAATACCTACGTGGAGGAGACCAGATGAGCTTCATGTACCCTAG TGGGGTGGACCGTTTTAAGCGACAGTTTGCTCATTTGGAAGAGGGTGGTGCAAAGGGTGAAAAGTCCAGTCCACAGTTGAGACAGAATGCTTCTTTACCAAG GGAAAGAGCAATAGGCAATAAGCATGGGGACAGTGAATACCAAGTCAAGCTGAATGCAGGTGAGAAGGCAGGACACGCATCAGTGACAGATGGAATAAGCAAACCCCAAATGAGTGCTCGAAGCTTAGTGAAGAGTGAAACCATGAGCGcttccaagtgtataggtgaaataaaaaataaagat GATGATTCAGAGAACTTGGATGAAGGCGACGACGTCTCACAGAAGATTGCTCAACTGAAAACCTAA
- the LOC124707030 gene encoding mitogen-activated protein kinase 17 isoform X1 codes for MSSDSEPRLLCPSASFLTSESEFFTEYGELNRYQVSEVIGKGSYGVVAAAIDTQTGERVAIKKINDVFDHVSDATRILREIKLLRLLRSPDIVQIRHIMLPPSRREFRDIYVVFELMESDLHQVIKANDDLTPEHHQFFLYQLLRGMKYIHTANVFHRDLKPKNILANADCKLKICDFGLARVSFNDGAPSAIFWTDYVATRWYRAPELCGSFFSKYTPAIDIWSVGCIFAEMLTGKPLFPGKNVVHQLDLMTDLLGTPSAESLSKIRNEKARRYLSNMRKKPKVPLTKKFPGIDPMALHLLERLLAFDPKDRPSADEALTDPYFTGLANSEREPITEPISKFEFEFEKRKLGKDDVRELIYREILEYHPHMLQEYLRGGDQMSFMYPSGVDRFKRQFAHLEEGGAKGEKSSPQLRQNASLPRERAIGNKHGDSEYQVKLNAGEKAGHASVTDGISKPQMSARSLVKSETMSASKCIGEIKNKDDDSENLDEGDDVSQKIAQLKT; via the exons ATGTCTTCTGATTCCGAGCCCAGACTTTTATGCCCATCAGCATCATTTTTG ACCTCGGAATCCGAGTTCTTCACGGAGTATGGTGAACTAAACCGGTATCAGGTCAGTGAGGTTATTGGCAAAGGGAGTTATGGTGTAGTCGCCGCTGCCATCGACACACAGACTGGTGAGCGTGTGGCGATCAAGAAGATCAATGACGTCTTTGATCACGTCTCCGATGCCACCCGCATCCTTAGGGAGATCAAGTTGCTCCGGTTGCTGCGTAGCCCGGACATAGTTCAGATCAGGCACATTATGCTCCCCCCTTCAAGGAGGGAATTCAGGGACATATATGTAGTCTTTGAACTGATGGAGTCGGATCTCCATCAGGTAATTAAAGCGAACGATGATCTCACACCAGAGCATCACCAGTTCTTCTTGTATCAGCTACTCCGGGGAATGAAGTACATTCATACAG CCAATGTTTTCCATCGGGATCTTAAGCCAAAGAATATTCTAGCGAATGCTGACTGCAAGCTGAAGATTTGTGATTTTGGCCTTGCCCGTGTGTCATTTAATGACGGGGCTCCATCAGCCATATTCTGGACG GACTATGTGGCAACTAGATGGTACCGTGCTCCAGAATTGTGTGGCTCATTTTTCTCAAAG TACACTCCTGCAATTGATATTTGGAGCGTAGGATGTATATTTGCAGAAATGCTCACAGGGAAGCCACTCTTTCCAGGGAAGAATGTTGTGCATCAATTGGATCTCATGACAGATCTACTTGGGACTCCTTCAGCGGAATCCCTCTCTAAG ATACGGAATGAAAAAGCTCGGCGATACCTGAGCAATATGAGGAAAAAGCCTAAAGTTCCCTTAACCAAAAAGTTTCCAGGCATCGATCCTATGGCTCTTCATTTGCTTGAGCGTCTTCTTGCTTTTGATCCTAAGGATCGGCCAAGTGCTGACGAG GCCCTGACAGACCCATACTTCACTGGATTAGCAAATTCTGAGCGCGAGCCCATAACTGAGCCTATCTCAAAATTTGAGTTTGAGTTCGAGAAGAGAAAATTGGGCAAAGATGATGTCCGAGAATTAATTTACAGAGAG attttAGAGTACCATCCTCATATGTTGCAAGAATACCTACGTGGAGGAGACCAGATGAGCTTCATGTACCCTAG TGGGGTGGACCGTTTTAAGCGACAGTTTGCTCATTTGGAAGAGGGTGGTGCAAAGGGTGAAAAGTCCAGTCCACAGTTGAGACAGAATGCTTCTTTACCAAG GGAAAGAGCAATAGGCAATAAGCATGGGGACAGTGAATACCAAGTCAAGCTGAATGCAGGTGAGAAGGCAGGACACGCATCAGTGACAGATGGAATAAGCAAACCCCAAATGAGTGCTCGAAGCTTAGTGAAGAGTGAAACCATGAGCGcttccaagtgtataggtgaaataaaaaataaagat GATGATTCAGAGAACTTGGATGAAGGCGACGACGTCTCACAGAAGATTGCTCAACTGAAAACCTAA